The bacterium DNA segment CGCTGGTGTGCGACGGCACCGATCTGTGGGGCTCGGTCTCGGTGCGGACCCGGGTACACAGCTACGGCGGGGGTGCGTGGTGGCCCGACGGTTACGACGGGGTGTACGCCAGCGACGACTCCGACGGCCGCCTCTGGCACATACCGGCGGAGGGCGAGCCTCGGCCGGTGTCGGCTGAGCCCGCCTTTGCCCATGGCCTGCGCTACGCCGACGGCCGGCCCGACGGGGACGGCACCGTATGCGTGCGGGAGAACCACCTGGTTGCCCGCGAGAGCGGCGGCGAAGAGGCCAACGAGATAGTCCGGCTGAGCCGCAACGGAACTGGCGAGCCCGAGATTGTGGCCACCGGGGCCGACTTCTACGGCTGGCCCCGGCCCAGCCCCGATGGCCAGCGGCTGGCCTGGGTCCAGTGGAACCACCCCAACATGCCCTGGGACCAAACCGAGCTGTGGGTGGACGGCCAGTGCGCGGTGTCGGGCATCGGCTCGGTGGTGGAGCCCCAATGGGGGCACGATGGCCGCCTCTATGTGGTGAGCGACCACAAGGGCTGGTGGAACCTGTATCGGCTCGACGGCACTGATCTGGTTCCCGTGTTCGAGCTCGACGCCGAGACGCACCGCCCAGCCTGGGTGTTCGACGACCCCAGCTACGCGGTGTGCGACGACAACACCGTGGCGGTGGCGGCCATGCGGGGGTCGCTGGCCGAGCTGTGGGCGATTCCCCCCGACGGCTCGGAGCCTCGGCTGCTCGATCTGCCCTGGACGTCGTATGCCAGCGTCCGGGCCGCCGGACCCCACGCCATCTGCGCTATCGTCGCCTCGCCCACGCAGCAGCCCACCGCAGTGCTCATCGACGTGGCCGACGGATCGCACGAAGTCATCCGCCCACCCGCCCGGGCGGCGGTGCATCCCGGGTATCTGTCCAATCCCCGCCCCATCAGCTTTCCCACCACCGGGGGAGCGGAGGCCCACGGGCTGTACTACCCGCCGGCCCACCCCACCGCGAATGCCCCAGCCGGCGAGAAGCCGCCGCTGCTGGTGCTGGGCCACGGCGGGCCCACTGGTTCAGCCCGCAGCCAGCTCCAGCTCGGCATCCAGTACTGGACCAGCCGGGGTATTGCGGTGGTGGACGTGAACTACCGCGGCAGCACCGGCTACGGCACCGCCTACCGGGAGGCCCTCCAGGGGCTTTGGGGCGTCAGCGACGTGGACGACTGCGTGGCCGCAGCCCGCCACCTGGTGCAAACCGGAGAGGTGGACGGCGACCGGCTCATCATCCGGGGCTCCAGCGCCGGCGGCTACACCACCCTGTGCGCGTTGGCCTTCCACAAGGTGTTCGCGGCGGGGGCCAGCCGCTACGGCATCGCCGATCTGGCTGCGCTGGCCACCGACACCCACAAGTTCGAGGCCCGCTACATGGACAGCCTGGTGGGGCTGTACCCCGAGGAAGCCGACATATATGAGGCTCGTTCGCCTATCCACTTCGTGGACGACTTCGACGCCCCCATGATCGTGCTCCAAGGCTCCGAAGACGTGGTGGTGCCCCCCAATCAGGCCGAGATGATCGTGGCCGCCCTGGAGCAGCGGTCGATCCCGGTGGCCTACCTCCTGTTCGAGGGTGAGCAGCACGGTTTCCGCCAGGCCGACAACATCGTGGCCGCCCTGGAAGCCGAGCTTTCCTTCTTCGCCCAGATCCTGGGATTCAACCTTGCCGATAACATCCCCCCGGTGGAGATACACCGGTAGGGCGGGAATTAGCACTGTCGCTGCCAATTGGTCCCCGGTGGGTCACTGAGCGCGGTTTATTCTGAGGGCCGATGGCCAAGGTTCTGGTAGCTGAGAAGATCGCTGACATCGGGGTGGCCAAGCTCCGCCACGCCGGGCATGAGGTTGACGTCCGCACTGGGATGTCTCCCGACGAGCTGCTGGAAGCGGTGGCCGGAGTGCATGCGCTGATCATCCGGTCGGCCACCCAGGTGACTGCCGAAGTGTTCGACGCGGGCAGCGACTTAGTGATCGTGGGCCGGGCCGGAGTGGGTTTGGACAACGTGGACGTGGACGCCGCCACCGACCACGGCGTGCTGGTGGTGAACGACACCTTGTCCAACATCATCTCGGCCGCCGAGCACACTATGGCGCTGGTCTTGGCCCAAGCCCGCAACATCCCCCAGGCCCACGCTGCGCTCACCGACGGCCGCTGGGAGCGCGGGCGCTGGGAGGGCATCGAGCTGAGCGACAAGACGCTGGGCATCATCGGGCTGGGCCGCATCGGCCGGCTGGTAGCCGAGCGGGCCATCGGGTTCGCCATGCGGGTCATCGCCAGCGACCCCTACGTGTCCGAAGAGATGGCTCTTCACAGCGTGATGGCGCTGGTGTCGCTGGAGGAGCTAGTGGCCCAGTCGGATTTCATCACCATCCACGTGGCCCGCACGCCAGAGACCATCGGGCTTATCAACTCTGAGCTCTTGAAGCTGGCCAAGCCAAACCTGCGGGTCGTGAACGTGTCGCGCGGCGGCATTGTGGACGAGGCCGACTTGGCCGAAGCGGTGGCTTCGGGGCGCATCGCCGGGGCGGCCCTGGATGTGTTCGACGGCGAGCCCATCACTGAATCACCGCTGTTCGACCTTGACTCGGTGGTGGTCACCCCCCATCTGGGGGCCAGCACCGAAGAGGCCCAGAGCAAAGCGGGCGACGCCATTGCCGAGCAGGTGATGTTGGCACTGACCGGAGAATTCGTGCCCGCGGCGGTCAATGTCCCGGCCAAGAACGTTCCCGACGTGCTGCGACCCTATCTGCCGCTGGCGGAGCAGCTGGGTCGTTTGTTCGGAAACCTGTGCGATCGCCTGCCCGAGGTGCTGGAGGTGGAGCTCATCGGGGAGATCGGCAAGCCCGACAACACGGTGGCGGTGATGTCGGTGGTGAAGGGGTTGCTGAGCGCGGTGTCGGATATGCAGGTCAGCTATGTGAACGCGATGGACATGGCCAAGGAGAAGGGCATGGAGGTGCGGGCAACAAGCACGCCCACCTCCAAAGAACACGTGAACCTGCTCACTCTGCGAGGCGCGGGCCACAGCCTGGGCGGGCGGCTGACCGGCGCTCGCCAAGAGCCGGTGTTGGTGCTCGCCGACGACCACGCCATCCACATGCCGCCCGCCGATCACATGATCTTGCTGTCCAACGACGACTATCCCGGAGTGATCGGCGCGGTGGGCACACTGCTGGGGGACGCGGGGATCAATATCAACGACATGAACGTGGGTAGGGCACCAACCGGGGAAGGGGCTTCTATGGTGATCGCTACCTCCCAGCCGGTGCCCAAGGCAGTGGCCGAGGCGCTGGTGGCCATCGACGGAGTGCAGTCGGCCCGCTACTTGGGCCTGGCTCCAGCCGATTAGCAGCCTCGGCATGTTTGGTAAACCCCCGTGCTTCAGCGTAGAGTTGTCCCGATGAGCCGCATCCACACCCACCTGCTGCTCTTGTAGGGCGAGCACCCAGAGGTGCTCGCCCCGACCCCCCTGATCCCGCAAGGGCAGGGGGTTTTTTCGTGAGTCAACTCCAATAGAGGCCATGTGATGAAAACCGGATTACACCCCCAACAGCCGTCGGGAATGCCGATCCACAAGTACCAGGCGTTCGATCCGGTCAAGCTGATCGACCGGATCTGGCCCGACGCGGTGCTCACCGGCGCGCCCCGGTGGTGCTCGGTGGACTTGCGCGACGGCAATCAGGCCCTCATCGAGCCCATGAACCCCGAGCGGAAGTGGAAGATGTTCACCGCCCTGGTGGAGGCCGGGTTCAAGGAGATCGAGGTGGGCTTCCCCTCCGCGTCGGAGACCGACTTCCGGTTCGTGAGAGAGATCATCGAGCAGAAGGCCATCCCCTCCGACGTGCGCATCCAAGTGCTCACCCAGGCCCGCCAAGAGCTGATCGAGCGCACCTATGAGGCCATCGACGGCGCCGCCGATGCCATCGTCCACCTGTACAACTCCACCTCCACCGTCCAGCGCCGGGTGGTGTTCGGGTTGGACATGGACGGCATCACCAAAATCGCCACCCAGGCGGCGGAGTGGTGCCGTTCGCTGGAGCCGCAGGTGCCCAACACCGACGTGTTCTACGAGTACTCGCCCGAGTCGTTCACCGGCACCGAGCTGCCCTTCGCCAAGCGGGTGTGCGATGAGGTGGTGGAGATTCTGGCCGACGGCCATGGCAAGCCGGTGATTATCAACCTGCCGGCCACCGTGGAGATGTCCACCGCCAACATCTACGGCGACATGATCGAGTGGATGCACCGCAACCTGGCCCGCCGTGACCGCATCGTGCTGAGCCTGCACCCCCACAACGACCGGGGCACCGCGGTGGCCGCGGCCGAGTTCGGGCTCATGGCCGGCGCCGACCGGGTGGAGGGCACCCTGTTCGGCAACGGCGAGCGCACCGGCAACGTGGATGTGGTGAACCTGGCCATGAACCTGTTCAGCCAGGGGGTGGACCCCGAGCTGGACATCTCCGACATCAACGGGCTGCGCCGGGTGGCCGAGGATTGCAACCAACTCCCCATCCATCCTCGCCACCCCTATGTGGGCGATCTGGTGTACACCGCCTTCTCGGGATCGCACCAAGACGCCATCAAGAAGGGGTTCGAGGCCATGGAGGAGACCGGCCAGACCCTGTTCGAGGTGCCCTACATCCCTATTGACCCCAAAGACGTGGGCCGCACCTACCAAGACGTGGTGCGAGTGAACAGCCAGTCGGGCAAGGGCGGGGTGTCGTACCTGCTCCAGGCCGAAGTGCAGCTTGACCTGCCCCGGCGGATGCAGATCGAGTTCAGCCGGGTCATCCAGCAGATCGCCGAGGACACCGGCGAGGAGATCACCGCCGACCAGATCCACAGCGAGTTCGCCACCGAGTACCTCGGTTTGGACGAGCCCTACCGGCTGAACGGCTATGAGTCGGCCCAGAATGCCCGGGGGGCCGACCGCACCGTGGTCACCGCCCGACTGACCGCCGGGGAAGACCAGGTGGTGGTCCACGGCGAGGGAGCCGGATCGTTAGACGCGTTCGTGACCGGGCTGAACGAGATCATCGACACGCCGATCAAGGTGGTGGACTACCACGAGCACGCCCGGGGCGGCGGGACCGACGCCGAAGCGGTGGCCTACATCGAGCTTTTAGTGGAGGGCCGCGAGCTGTGGGGCTGCGGCATCCACACCGACATCACCACGGCCTCCATGCGGGCCATTGTGAGTGCGTTGAATCGGGCTTGTGCCGGGTTGGGATAGCCCCTCAGTTTGACTTCAGCTCGAACTGATCCTGGTAGGCGAATGAGTTGAGGTCGTTGGCTTGAAGGGCGTACTCGGACATGGTCCAGAGGGTGTCGCCGATCACTAACAGTCGCTGGATGGGCGGGGTCCAGATCCAGCAGATGATCAGCTTCTCGTCGTCGGCGATGTCGATCGAGGGGAAATCTTCCCGGGCCCATTCAGGCTTGACGGGCTCGCAGTCCGTGTTGCCGTAGCGGTCGGGGGCGTCGAGGGGGCAGATTCGGGCGATGCTCTCGCCCCCGTAGTAACGCCCAACGTCCTCGTTGTTCACCGGATGGCAGCCTTCGAACACGATCTGCTGCTCCTGGTGTGACACTCGGCCGAGTTCGGCCACGCCATCGCGGTTCACCCGCAGGGCCACTGCGCCGAAGAAATCGTCGTCGCCTTCGTAGTCGTATCGGGTGAGGGGGATGGCCACCATTTCCTCGGGGTCCCAGTACAAGAAGGCCCGGTGGTCCCACTCGGCCTCGCTGTGGGCGTCGGGGAACACGATCACGTCCAACTCCGACGGGGCGACCGGGTTGCTCACGTCGAACAGCGAAACCTTGGTGCCGCGGGTGCGACCGGTGTCGTCGGCGTCTTGGCCCACGCCGATGAGGAGGCCATCGCCGATGGGGTGCAAGTAAGTGGAGAAGCCGGGGATCTTCAGTTCGCCAGCCACCGAAGGGGCAGTGGGATCAGCCAGGTCGATCACATAGAGCGGATCGACCTGGCGGAAGGTGACCACGTAGCCGATATCGCCCGCGAAGCGAACCGAGAAGATGCGCTCGCCCCGGCCCAGGTTGTCGACGCGGCCCATCTCGATGAGCCGTCGGCCTTGCTGTTCGAGCACCACAACTTGGCTCTCAGAGGTCTCAGTATCCCACGGTTCGCCGATGGTGGTGGCCACCCGGAAGTAGTCGTTGTGCTCGTCCATGGAGAACTGGTTGAGCAGATGGCCCTCCACCGTGCCCGACGCCTCGTAGCGGGCCGGGCCGTCGGTCGACACCGAGAACTTGTGTACGACAGTGGTCCACTCCGTCGGCGCCGAGATGCTGACTGTGTCTCCGTCATTCACTGGCTCGGCCCACACCGGCGTACTGGAGGCCAGATAGAGCGACTGGCCCGAGCCGTACAGCGTGTGGCCGTCGGCCAGCACCGAGGCGGCATCGCCGGTGCCCAGCGGTTCGTCCAGATTGAAGCTCAGCACCGACAGCACGGTGAACCCGGAGAACTCAGCGGGGGTGTAGAGCTGTTCGCACGCGGGCAGCAGACCGGCCCGGGTGCCGCCGGGCCCGTCGAATCGATAGGCCGGAAGCCATGCCCCCAGCCCGGCAGTGGCGGCGATCTCCTTGTTGGCCCGCTCAGCGGCCTCTTCAGCGTCCGGGCCGCTGGGGTACACGAACTGGAACTGCGCCGGGTAGCTCGACATCGACATCCACACCACGTCGCCCACCGAGCGGGCGCTCAGGTAACTGCCCTCCACTCGGAGTTCGGACACCACCTCCATGGATCCCGGGTTGGACAGGTCGATCTCTTGGATGAGCGCCACCGGGTTGCCGCGGAAGATCACATCCTCAGCCATGACGTGATCGCCCTCGATGTCGTGGGCCGCAACCGGCTCCAGCCCCTCGGAGTGGCTGGTGGAGAACACCATGGCCCGGTCGCCCCGGATGAAGATCTCCTGGCCCCAGCCCCAGGATGATTCCGATGTCAGGTTTACGCTGCCCAGGTACCGGGGCTGGTCGCTGGAGACGTCCACATAGTGCAGCCGGCCCTGGGTCACGGCCAGAATGCGGTTGCCGTCGGTCTTGATGATGTCGGGCTCGTCCACCCCGGCCACCTGCACGTTGGTGGAGGAGAAGTCGCCGTCGCTGCTGCTGGCTGGCGCCGACTCGGCCGACTCGGCCGCCGGGGCGGCGGAGTCGTCGGCCATCATATCGGCTTCCTGGATAGCGAATGGCTCGGGAATCCCGAAACGGGGGCCGTCGTCGAGGCCGTAGGGACCTACCCGGGCGATGGTCTCGGTCCGCAGGTAATCGAGCAGCGTGGAGCAGTCGCCGAAGCTCCGCAGCGCCGACAGCAGCTCGATGTCGTCCAGTACCACCGTCGGCACCGGCGTCCCGTCAGTCTCGCCCGTCACCTCTCCAGGGGTTTCGTCCGCGGCGGTGCCGCTGACTCCACCGGTGATCCCCGGCGTGTCAGCAGAATCAGACGAACAGGCCGCGGCCAGCAAAGCCAGGGACACGACCATTGCAGACAGAACAAGTGCGGTTTTACGGATCTTCAGCATGCAACTAAGACGGCCTGATCCGACAGGTTGGTTCCCAGCAATTCGAAAAAATTTTTCGATGGGATCAATCTAGGCCAGCGACGGCATCCAGGTGGGGCGGGCGGCCTCGAAGGCGTCGATGGCGTCGGTGTGGGCCAGGGTTAGTCCGATGTCGTCGAGGCCCTCCAGCAGGCGGTGCTGAACGGCGCCGTCGAGGGGGAAGTCGGCGCTCACACCGGCGGCTGGGGCTGACACGGTGAGCTGTTCGACGTCAACAGTGATCTCGATAGAGGGGTTGTCGGCTACCGCGTCGAGCAGCGTGCGGGCCATGTCTTCGCTCGCCTGCACGGGGACCAGGCCGTTCTTGGTGGAGTTGTTGCGGAAGATGTCGCCGAATCGGGGGGAGATGACCGCCTCGAAGCCGTACTGCTGGATGGCCCACACCGCGTGCTCCCGAGAGGAGCCGGTGCCGAAGTTGGGGCCGGCCACCAGGATGCGGGCATCGGCGAAGCGGGGATCGTTGAGCACGAAATCAGGGTCTTCGCGCCACTCCGAGAACAGCCCTTGCTCGAAGCCGGTGCGCTCCACCCGCTTGAGCCAGTCGCTGGGGATGATCTGGTCGGTGTCCACGTCGCTGCGGTCCAGCGGCAGCGCAGTGGCGGTGATCACTCGCACTGGCTTCATGACAGATCTCCTGGGGTGGCGAAGGTGCCGGCCACCGCGCTGGCGGCGGCAACCGCGGGCGACACCAGATGAGTGCGCCCGCCTTTGCCCTGGCGGCCCTCGAAGTTGCGGTTGGATGTGCTGGCGCACCGCTCGCCGGGGGCCAGCTTGTCGGGGTTCATGGCCAAACACATGGAGCAACCCGGCTCCCGCCAGTCGAACCCGGCGGCTTTGAACACCTCGTGCAGGCCCTCGGCCTCGGCTTGGGCCTTGACCGCACCCGAGCCGGGAACCACGAAGGTGCG contains these protein-coding regions:
- a CDS encoding prolyl oligopeptidase family serine peptidase; translated protein: MTDSGASPYGSWPSPITARSMVADAALPVSLWHQQGRMWWTESRPAESGRNALVCDGTDLWGSVSVRTRVHSYGGGAWWPDGYDGVYASDDSDGRLWHIPAEGEPRPVSAEPAFAHGLRYADGRPDGDGTVCVRENHLVARESGGEEANEIVRLSRNGTGEPEIVATGADFYGWPRPSPDGQRLAWVQWNHPNMPWDQTELWVDGQCAVSGIGSVVEPQWGHDGRLYVVSDHKGWWNLYRLDGTDLVPVFELDAETHRPAWVFDDPSYAVCDDNTVAVAAMRGSLAELWAIPPDGSEPRLLDLPWTSYASVRAAGPHAICAIVASPTQQPTAVLIDVADGSHEVIRPPARAAVHPGYLSNPRPISFPTTGGAEAHGLYYPPAHPTANAPAGEKPPLLVLGHGGPTGSARSQLQLGIQYWTSRGIAVVDVNYRGSTGYGTAYREALQGLWGVSDVDDCVAAARHLVQTGEVDGDRLIIRGSSAGGYTTLCALAFHKVFAAGASRYGIADLAALATDTHKFEARYMDSLVGLYPEEADIYEARSPIHFVDDFDAPMIVLQGSEDVVVPPNQAEMIVAALEQRSIPVAYLLFEGEQHGFRQADNIVAALEAELSFFAQILGFNLADNIPPVEIHR
- the serA gene encoding phosphoglycerate dehydrogenase, encoding MAKVLVAEKIADIGVAKLRHAGHEVDVRTGMSPDELLEAVAGVHALIIRSATQVTAEVFDAGSDLVIVGRAGVGLDNVDVDAATDHGVLVVNDTLSNIISAAEHTMALVLAQARNIPQAHAALTDGRWERGRWEGIELSDKTLGIIGLGRIGRLVAERAIGFAMRVIASDPYVSEEMALHSVMALVSLEELVAQSDFITIHVARTPETIGLINSELLKLAKPNLRVVNVSRGGIVDEADLAEAVASGRIAGAALDVFDGEPITESPLFDLDSVVVTPHLGASTEEAQSKAGDAIAEQVMLALTGEFVPAAVNVPAKNVPDVLRPYLPLAEQLGRLFGNLCDRLPEVLEVELIGEIGKPDNTVAVMSVVKGLLSAVSDMQVSYVNAMDMAKEKGMEVRATSTPTSKEHVNLLTLRGAGHSLGGRLTGARQEPVLVLADDHAIHMPPADHMILLSNDDYPGVIGAVGTLLGDAGININDMNVGRAPTGEGASMVIATSQPVPKAVAEALVAIDGVQSARYLGLAPAD
- the leuA gene encoding 2-isopropylmalate synthase, which gives rise to MKTGLHPQQPSGMPIHKYQAFDPVKLIDRIWPDAVLTGAPRWCSVDLRDGNQALIEPMNPERKWKMFTALVEAGFKEIEVGFPSASETDFRFVREIIEQKAIPSDVRIQVLTQARQELIERTYEAIDGAADAIVHLYNSTSTVQRRVVFGLDMDGITKIATQAAEWCRSLEPQVPNTDVFYEYSPESFTGTELPFAKRVCDEVVEILADGHGKPVIINLPATVEMSTANIYGDMIEWMHRNLARRDRIVLSLHPHNDRGTAVAAAEFGLMAGADRVEGTLFGNGERTGNVDVVNLAMNLFSQGVDPELDISDINGLRRVAEDCNQLPIHPRHPYVGDLVYTAFSGSHQDAIKKGFEAMEETGQTLFEVPYIPIDPKDVGRTYQDVVRVNSQSGKGGVSYLLQAEVQLDLPRRMQIEFSRVIQQIAEDTGEEITADQIHSEFATEYLGLDEPYRLNGYESAQNARGADRTVVTARLTAGEDQVVVHGEGAGSLDAFVTGLNEIIDTPIKVVDYHEHARGGGTDAEAVAYIELLVEGRELWGCGIHTDITTASMRAIVSALNRACAGLG
- a CDS encoding beta-propeller domain-containing protein, with translation MVVSLALLAAACSSDSADTPGITGGVSGTAADETPGEVTGETDGTPVPTVVLDDIELLSALRSFGDCSTLLDYLRTETIARVGPYGLDDGPRFGIPEPFAIQEADMMADDSAAPAAESAESAPASSSDGDFSSTNVQVAGVDEPDIIKTDGNRILAVTQGRLHYVDVSSDQPRYLGSVNLTSESSWGWGQEIFIRGDRAMVFSTSHSEGLEPVAAHDIEGDHVMAEDVIFRGNPVALIQEIDLSNPGSMEVVSELRVEGSYLSARSVGDVVWMSMSSYPAQFQFVYPSGPDAEEAAERANKEIAATAGLGAWLPAYRFDGPGGTRAGLLPACEQLYTPAEFSGFTVLSVLSFNLDEPLGTGDAASVLADGHTLYGSGQSLYLASSTPVWAEPVNDGDTVSISAPTEWTTVVHKFSVSTDGPARYEASGTVEGHLLNQFSMDEHNDYFRVATTIGEPWDTETSESQVVVLEQQGRRLIEMGRVDNLGRGERIFSVRFAGDIGYVVTFRQVDPLYVIDLADPTAPSVAGELKIPGFSTYLHPIGDGLLIGVGQDADDTGRTRGTKVSLFDVSNPVAPSELDVIVFPDAHSEAEWDHRAFLYWDPEEMVAIPLTRYDYEGDDDFFGAVALRVNRDGVAELGRVSHQEQQIVFEGCHPVNNEDVGRYYGGESIARICPLDAPDRYGNTDCEPVKPEWAREDFPSIDIADDEKLIICWIWTPPIQRLLVIGDTLWTMSEYALQANDLNSFAYQDQFELKSN
- the leuD gene encoding 3-isopropylmalate dehydratase small subunit, giving the protein MKPVRVITATALPLDRSDVDTDQIIPSDWLKRVERTGFEQGLFSEWREDPDFVLNDPRFADARILVAGPNFGTGSSREHAVWAIQQYGFEAVISPRFGDIFRNNSTKNGLVPVQASEDMARTLLDAVADNPSIEITVDVEQLTVSAPAAGVSADFPLDGAVQHRLLEGLDDIGLTLAHTDAIDAFEAARPTWMPSLA